Within Vicia villosa cultivar HV-30 ecotype Madison, WI linkage group LG1, Vvil1.0, whole genome shotgun sequence, the genomic segment aatctcacttagaaggctcctactcaatcctgtttggatttcccttgctgccaccaagacttagagaaagtttcaCTTCGTCCagtcaaaatcctgggggttctagttgtctcgatccacaccttgacacttcgggtatcactacttcgggtcaaacgctctccttaagcttgacgactctaatatcatccacttaaaatgtccaacaattcattactcatcccactccaacaacttaggttcacaaccttgcaggtttttacgagtcctcgtggcggctctgccgtaattccaCTGTCacgcactcagtcgatgagttgatcaagttcaacgactcaatgagatatcagtaaaacCAGGCTGGCAACAAACACTtgaaaggaggaaaaggaattgctagtgatgtctcatggctcgaccgagaatcgacctgctctgataccaactgtaacaacccatacataactgactagtatattatgcatgaaacgttaaaattgatattgagtacatacaaaagttatagatatagaaagatccatataaaatacaacatgaaattctattaagaattacaaaacgtgtgtcttcaatggatctgcacagcggaaaatgagaacTGACGAGGtatccgagccatcaccacttccaagtcttcaatccaaacctgctactgaccaatcACTACTAAACTATACCTGAAAagaatataagttgattggggtgagattactaaatctcagtgagttcccctatcttacggggTGACTCGGTTCTACATGGTACATGCATtaacaaaccgaatccaccattgattcggggttatccttACGGCCAAGTGCAAACACACAACAAGGATACAATCCATATTGGAAGTCCCTTGACTAACCAATAGGATCAACAAACAATCATGAGTACCAGTTTTCTCCAGAaaaggtcttccgggtttacctgcctgcCTCTTGTCGGGCGCGACCCTCGAGGtcaggtcttccgggtttaccagCCTTTCTGCTCTCGGAAGCTGTCCTCAATTaatgcaaacaagtatgcaaaacccgtatccatatacggggaatccaaaaacgcgttaatgcctcgactaggttataaaacacaccctcgatgaatcacgcccatgcctattatcaagagacttgtacaagcacaccgaaagatgattagacgggttcgcacaagcctaaatggccgcgagatgaccttagcctaattggcgtcattgtcccattaaccatcttcacgcacatgtgttaacgccgagtacaatacgccatcttgacacactGGGTCCATatggcgaaagcctagtgatgtaacctacatggcaccactagagatggtttacctgttatgcgtaggcctacttggccgcataacgccaccataccgagcacgcaagtgtgttaacgccaagtgagaaatgcctcaagaccctcacaagcacactgcaacggtactCAGGTGTGAGCCCAGGATCACACGATCGGGGCTGTCCCAATGATCACAAAGCCTGGGACAtaacgcaacctagcccccggcccgttTCGATTCAAGCATGCACAAATATCAAGCGccaaatcacacaagcacacaatcccaattgtttaacTGAAACAACGAGCattaacaagatattcacatctCATCACAACATATCATTCGTATTTAAACATAACAATGCAATtaagtgcaatgagattaatTCATTCTAGTCATGCATGATTCACATATTAAAATTAACATATCCATGATCATATACAACATTAGCatgtttaaataccaattaaactAGTCTCACATGACTAAGAAGACATTCAGTTCCCTATACGGAACGGAACTGTCTCGGGGGAAATAGTCACATATAATTTCACTCGACAAGACACACTAAGTGGGGTTCAAGTatgattaaatcaaacattctaatttggagaccaattttattagaaattacacatctctagctttccaacgatataaagtttgcgcaattccgatacccgaggcCAAAGTTATGGatttctaaagtttgctgatttttgcacttttgcctagggtaaccggttacccagaggccagtaaccggttactggcatgcAAAATGCCTTGTAACGCAATTTTctacagagtaaccggttacccaaatgccagtaaccgattaccctgaagcagaatcaactttctgcattttaagggttctaaaccaATCCCAATTGCTCTATGATTGATCCCCTGCATCATATATATAATTCGAACGAATTtctaacatatttatataatcagAACCACCAGCATGCAAGGATATCAAAATAACACATGTTGTACTAATTGATCAAGCATGCAACAACAATCATCCAAACACTGACACATTCAGGCATGTCTCACTAACCCATTCAACATGTAATTAATCCCCATTCCTACCCAAttctatctaatggaactcaccttggatTTAGAGAGATTAGGATGGTGTTAATGCAGCCTTTGAACTCTCCTCTTGCCCAAATgttcaccttcttcatcatcaaatttgTAGCTCCATTTACACACAAACTCAGCATGAATCACTCCACTTCAAACCTGCCTATCTCCCTCAAAACAGAACCCATGAACGCGAATtagtatatcaaatcgaagggaatttcgttagctttccaaaacTTCGAGAATTACCTCAATCGGAGTtgtgagcagagagttatgatcagtttaGTGAGGGCTGCCAAAAGGTTGCGAAAATGAAGGTGATGAGGAAGAATATAAGTTTCTCTTACTCCACTTCAACCATAAAAATCTGATTTGTAAGCCAAACAACACTTAAGCTCATGCAAACAAAGTCCAATGTCCATTATGTCCACATGCAAGCAATACATAAGTCCATTAAGCCCTCTAATTGAGTAGGAATTACCACCTTGCCACTTAGTTCAATTCCAATATCCCTTTTTTTATTCTAACCACTCCACTAACTCTTATTAATAATCCTTCTTAGTTTAATATAAACCAACCCCAAAGTGCCTTCTAGTTAACTTCtaaccaattaaatgataattaactGGTATCGGAGAGTCGGGGTATTACACAATTTTTGTTTCAACAACTGATCTGATTCTACTATCATCATCACCACAAGCATATCGTTCCCGATTTATTTTCGGTGAAGAAGAATGAGCAATCTATTACCTCTGGTTTTCTCATCGATGTCGGTGTCAAAATTCTCGGACTAGCTTCGAGCCTGTGAGTTTTCTTTTCTTCTTGAATATAATTGCAgtgcttgttgttgttgttgtttgactTTGTAGAGAATAGAattgtattgttgttgttatgagCCGAGTTTTGATTTCGTCGATCTGCATATATACTCGTTTTTTTTGTAAGCTTCAATCTGAGAGTTGTAtgagtttttgtttttgtttgcatCGGTGAGATAATTAGAAAGAACAAAGCCATTTGTGAGGAGAGTTTTCCTTGAGCTTTGTGTTAAtgattattttgttgttgttgctgaatcGAGAGATTAGACCGATCTTGAGAGGTGAGTTAGTAGAGTGTACTGAGTTTGAGAGGAGAGAGTTAGTTTAGGGCGTTTTGTTTGTTTTCGGTGATGGGAAGCGAAGCTGAAAGTAGAAGAAGTAGGGGTGTGAATgattggttattttcaaaaaccaaaccataaccattttaaaatcatttaaatggtttggatttataaccataaccacattttaatcaaaattgattataaaaccggttataaatttggttatgattatataaccggtttttttaaaaaatccagttttaaaaattattttttttgaaaatatttaaaaaaaaattaatattttaagaattaaaatatttggatttggataataaccggattataaccgaattcaaaataatttaactggttaataaccatttaattatatccgaattatatgaatggataaccaaaccattaataactaaaccggttaataaccattcaattatatccggatattaAAAAGTGATTtaggtttggttatggatttggacatcaaAACCGGATATTTTGTACACCCCTAAGAAGAAGCAGATAGAGTTTGAGTTGAGATGCAGAGAGGGGAAGAGGAAGCATGGTTGTCGTTGTTCATTGAGAAGTTATCTGAATAGCCATGGATGCACAGAGAGGATTAAAACGTGAAAGAGATGATTGAAAGGTGAAAGACCGCGTGAGTGAAGGTGATGGAGACAGACAACTTATTTTTGTTCCTAGGGTTTTTTTGGTGGGCCGGATGGTAACCATACACAAGCCCATCTCGTTTTTATGTTCAGCACCCCTATACCAGCGATAAACCCCCTCATGGCTGATTAATGATGTTGGGCTAAATGCTTCAGGCCCAGCGCCTCTTATACAGGATTCATGCTCTCTTTTACTTTTTTGTTGGCCCATTTAATTGTTTGGTTTTGTTCATTTGTTCTCTTTCATTTGTTTCTTTAATGTttcatttttgtttgatttttatttctatcattaaaaatacaaaacatgcttttattttaaatttagattttattttcttcatttttaaaaaatccaaaaaatattataattagtttttaatcctttggtttgattttattttacacTTGTTAAGCTTTTAATCAATTAGTTAAATATTGATTTGGTTAATTAATCTTTGTTAACTAAAATCAACTAGTTTACTAGTTGATTTTTCTTAAAtttggttaattaatttaatcaatttttaattaattgattaaattgttAACCTgcttttttcacttatttttacttcttttttatcactttaaatcacacacacacaccaaaACTTTTGAGCCAAATTACGACTGCTCTGAATCCTTAatcgggatacgtaggcattaggtcgtggGGTCTGAACGAGcacaattttgtatatatttctttctttttcccgtgtttattttcttttccttttttgtgCGTTTtcctttagcttttagctttagacttttagataacacccatagatttagactaacaagagtggatcccgtcgagtacgacgaacgtgaggagtgctaatccattctccttgcgtaaccgacacccttacccttttctcttggtcgtaagaccttttTTTGTTTTTCCCTTTAGGTTTTACTCGATGTTTTCTTTTCCCATCTcttgggataaataaacaatcgatggcGACTTTATTGATTTCTTTGATGATTTCGATCCAGCTGTTTCAATGAGATGAAGATTTTATTGAAGAAGATGGTAATGGTGTTTAACAGGTAGATGTCAACAAGCTGAAGAAATTGGAGACAATTTTTTTGTAGGGAGTACTGTAATATTCTAAGATACCACcttataattcttttattttctattgatGAGGTTTCCCTTGTTTGTCGTAAAACGTGTTTGGATACATTTAAGGAACACACAATTCATTGTAAGGAGCTTTCAGGCTTCATATATCGACGTGACCTTGTTAGTGATGTcatgtttaatatattttaacgGGCCGAAGTATTTGGGAAGAAAGAGACACCTGTTCTTGAATGATCCACATGGGGAAGAAAGAGACACttgtgaatttcttgaatgctcagGTATATGGGTGGGTAGGAGAAAAACTTGTTTGTGTGGACTTGATTGAAGTTTCTCCGCTGGTGGGACTAAGGACTAGAAATTTTATTTTGGGACATAGAGCTCTCAAAGCTGCTTCAAGTAAAGTGGTCAAACATGAGAAAGCGTGTTCTAACAATAAACATACTTTTATACTATTTACCTTCGACACTTTTGATAGCCTAGCAGCCGAAGTAGATAATCTTTTATAGAGAGTCTAAAGACTTATGAATAACAATGTTGTATATCTCTTAAttttattaatgtaatttttaagATGATTAGTTTTGCCATCTAAAAATAAGTTGTGGaattaataaaacatttaaaacaaaATCACTATATTTAGAACAATTAGTTCTAAGACAATTACGTGACTAATTTAGTTGACCAATATAGTGCTTATTTCATTTAATTGGAAAGTGACTTATTACTACTTAAAGCATCTTAATCTTCTAGTTGCTAGTTCGATAGTGTAAATGGCATTGACGAAAACGGATAGTAGATTTAATAGCTATTTCTTCATTTACTCTCTACCAACCATACTAATTACCTAACAACATTGACGCTATAGATTCAAGAGAATAAATATACACTTGAGATTTAAAACACCGATATCTACTATCTAGCTATAGTTTATACCAAAAGTTTCACACTGTTTAGTAATTAGCATACTTCAATTTGTCTAAAGCGAATCATGGACAAAAATTTAACATTTAACCCATTAAACTTCTGGTACATGCACATAGAGAAAAATGTCATTAATTATTGTTGATCATTCATGCATATGTTcaaaaaaaaatgcttttgttaaTCAAATTAAACAACTACAAACATATGTAAGGAATTTAATGAAAATCAACCATCACAtctatatactccctccgtttttttattataagtcgttttagacttttcacaaagtttaagaaaaataataattgttgtatgaaaatgagaaattatgaaggtttttacaaaattatccttcattaatgacatgtggaaaataaatttatataattgaaaggagagagaataataaatatttaaggatataataggaaaaatagcattaattattcattggaattgtaaatcgacttatatttaaatacaaatcttttttccaaaacgacttataataaaaaacggagagaGTATTTATTTATACAAAATGGGACCACTGTATATTTAAGGgcctgtttggttcaaatgagggggaggggaggggagggattttaatggaggggagggaaggggaggggaggggaggggaggggaggagatttttttaattagataggtgtttggttcaaacgaggggaggggaggggaagggagggattttaattaaaaatatgtttggttcaggaggggaggggaggggttttattaataatttacatttttatccttattatcttatataagtgatacaatatgatattTAAATGTGAAAAAtgtatacatatttttttgttagtaaaaattctaatattgagtgactaaaaagttataatttactacataatgttaaaaaattaatttcacttaattcgaataaaatattcaaaaacaaattaaattatatgtttataacaacttttaaatcttaatgaattattcaacacattatatacataaaataatttattattaaatataaatggtttaaatgttttagtaaaataaattaaaaaattaaaataaaacatttaaaatttgatataaaagaaaatatgatatgatacataacaaaattagaaaaaaaataaacataaaagagttataaaaaaataaaaaaaaaaagtacaatgattatgatttatattaagaacaaatttttttaaataatttgaaggtggagaataattataataagttgatagaagcaatcagaaaaaatcacagaagagagcagtaatataaaagaaaataaataattttgaaatattaaaataaaactgaggatattatagtaattataataagttttaaaatatcaatgttcagattacctcccctcccctccaaatctcCCCGATTTGGGGgacgcaaaaagtgtgttttggagggattttgctcccctcccctcccctccccttccctcataaaatttgaaccaaacacgtttaattagaaatattccctcccctcccctcccctccatctacctcgaaccaaacacaccctaaatatCCCAAATATCTTCGTTCAATTAATTCTCGTTATGAAATATGTAAAACAGGTAATAATTTAGGTAGGAATTAGTTCCGGAGAAAAGCATATgcacatattaaaataatataatatttcatatatatttaaatttcaaCTTTAACTAATAAACTTGTATTGTAGATCATGAAATGGATATCCCTTACATTACATTAGAAATTAAAAAGCAAAATACATCATAACAAAATAAACTAGTACCAGCTAACAGTGTTTCAGTAGGTCAAAAACACAATCTTAATAAAACACTAAAATTAAACAACTTTAATAACAATAAACCTACTATAATAAAGCCACTAtaaataacttttattttttctttagaaTAGTAAAATATAGTAAATTCCATATATAGTAATTAACTTGTCACTCAAGGTTGAGGAAAGACACCACCACCAGAACCACCAAGTCCACCCAATCCACCCAATCCACCACCACCTAACCCGCTGAATGCTCCGAGTCCAGAAGAACCGCCGAGTCCACCACCACCTATTCCACCGAGGCCTCCACCATCTAGTCCATTAGCATCACCGAGCCCACCACCACCACTTCCTATTCCTCCAAATCCACCACCGCCTAGTCCACCAAGTCCGCCACCACCAGCGTCACCACCACCGCCAAAACCTACACCACCAAAAGGAAAACCATTGTTACCTATTCCTGAAAAACCACCAAACCCAC encodes:
- the LOC131619596 gene encoding uncharacterized protein LOC131619596, which translates into the protein MSKWCILVVLAVAVVATSARNVPAGEGGLKDEKTFGGFGGFSGIGNNGFPFGGVGFGGGGDAGGGGLGGLGGGGFGGIGSGGGGLGDANGLDGGGLGGIGGGGLGGSSGLGAFSGLGGGGLGGLGGLGGSGGGVFPQP